One window from the genome of Phycisphaerales bacterium encodes:
- the ffh gene encoding signal recognition particle protein, producing the protein MFATLSERFNETFRKLSGRGRITEANVSEAMREVRTALLEADVHYDVVKKFCDEVMEDALGEEVTKSLKPGQEMIGIVHKRLVELMGPVEPGIMFVSPAPTVIMMCGLQGSGKTTTCGKLAGHLRRKGKSVMLAAADLQRPAAVEQLQTVSKQVQEKIRGEGSIHFYAEPDKCAAYGKAVGVAVGVCERALAAARKTGVDVLILDTAGRLHVNDDLMNELRAVNSAVQPHQIYLVVDAMTGQDAVNSAKAFNEALAIDGVILTKFDSDTRGGAALSVKEITGAPIKFIGVGEHLDALEEFHAERMAGRILGMGDVLSLVERAQMEVSEEEAEDLQEKMSKGQLTMDDFLGQLRMLRRMGPLKQLLGMLPGVGSMLKEVQVDDRQLNRLEGIVNSMTKEERRDVNVLNNSRRQRIAKGSGSSLQDVARLGKQFDMVNKMSKTMSGAGGKGKLAAMRQMAAAQAAGTGGGRGGAGALAGMFKTKGSTHTESPKAKARKRQKGRGKRR; encoded by the coding sequence ATGTTCGCAACCCTGAGCGAACGGTTCAACGAAACTTTCCGGAAACTGTCCGGGCGCGGGCGCATCACTGAGGCGAACGTCTCGGAAGCCATGCGCGAAGTCCGCACCGCCCTGCTCGAGGCGGACGTCCACTATGACGTGGTCAAGAAGTTCTGCGACGAGGTCATGGAAGATGCGCTGGGCGAAGAGGTCACCAAGAGCCTCAAGCCCGGCCAGGAGATGATCGGCATCGTCCACAAGCGCCTCGTCGAACTGATGGGGCCGGTCGAGCCGGGCATCATGTTCGTTTCGCCCGCGCCGACGGTCATCATGATGTGCGGCCTGCAGGGCAGCGGGAAGACGACAACGTGCGGCAAGCTCGCCGGCCACCTGCGCCGCAAAGGCAAGAGCGTCATGCTCGCCGCCGCCGACCTGCAGCGGCCCGCCGCCGTCGAGCAGTTGCAGACGGTCTCAAAGCAGGTGCAGGAGAAGATCCGCGGCGAAGGATCGATCCACTTCTACGCCGAGCCTGACAAGTGCGCTGCATACGGCAAGGCGGTGGGCGTGGCGGTGGGCGTGTGCGAGCGCGCCCTGGCCGCGGCGCGTAAGACCGGCGTGGATGTGCTCATCCTTGACACCGCCGGGCGCCTGCACGTCAATGACGATCTGATGAACGAACTGCGCGCGGTCAACTCCGCCGTACAGCCGCACCAGATCTACCTCGTCGTCGATGCGATGACGGGGCAGGACGCGGTCAACTCGGCCAAGGCGTTCAACGAGGCGCTGGCGATCGACGGCGTGATCCTGACCAAGTTTGATTCGGACACGCGCGGCGGCGCGGCGCTGAGCGTCAAGGAAATCACCGGCGCGCCCATCAAGTTCATCGGTGTGGGCGAGCATCTCGATGCGCTCGAAGAATTTCACGCCGAACGCATGGCCGGGCGCATCCTGGGCATGGGCGATGTGCTCAGCCTCGTCGAGCGCGCGCAGATGGAGGTTTCCGAAGAGGAAGCCGAAGACCTGCAGGAGAAGATGAGCAAGGGCCAACTGACGATGGATGACTTCCTCGGCCAGTTGCGCATGCTGCGGCGGATGGGCCCGCTCAAGCAACTGCTGGGCATGCTGCCGGGCGTGGGCTCGATGCTCAAGGAAGTGCAGGTCGATGATCGGCAGCTCAACCGCCTCGAGGGCATCGTCAACTCGATGACCAAAGAGGAGCGGCGCGATGTGAACGTGCTCAACAACTCGCGCCGGCAGCGCATCGCCAAGGGCAGCGGCTCGTCGCTGCAGGATGTGGCGCGCCTCGGCAAGCAGTTCGACATGGTCAACAAGATGAGCAAGACCATGAGCGGTGCGGGCGGCAAGGGCAAACTCGCGGCGATGAGACAGATGGCCGCGGCCCAGGCGGCGGGAACCGGCGGCGGCCGCGGCGGTGCGGGCGCTCTGGCGGGCATGTTCAAGACCAAAGGCTCGACCCACACCGAGAGCCCCAAGGCCAAGGCGCGCAAACGCCAGAAAGGCCGCGGCAAGCGGCGGTAG
- a CDS encoding 1-deoxy-D-xylulose-5-phosphate synthase produces the protein MNAPILPAIQSPADLRQLSIEQLEALAAEVRQTIYDQVSKTGGHLAPNLGVVELTIALHYVFDFGSDRLLFDVGHQCYPHKLLTGRLPLLSKLRTREGMAGFPEPHESAYDLFSVGHAGTGISTAVGMARGDLINGESFDPETNPKGRRVVTIIGDASIVNGVAMEGLNNAGTLKRQFLVVLNDNGMSIAKPQGAVAAYLDRVRTSRTYRQMKRAAKDVVSHLPGGSIIGEMYHRTGEMMKAAIAEDAWFEKFGLLTVGPVDGHDLRSLIEMLIEVRNFDRPMVLHVHTIKGKGYEHCEGDATTFHSPKPFVVQGCRVELKSSGRSFTSAFGDAMVDLMERDEKVVCATAAMPDGTGVVKVLPKFPTRSWDTGICESHAMDMMAGLAKTGLKPFFAVYSTFVQRAFDQVFQEVALQGLPVRLCLDRAGLVGGDGAVHHGFCDISILRVFPQATLLAAIDEPSLRAGLEFMRNYDAGLSVIRYPRDSVSDRFASEDCPPFVLGKARALKIEEKPDVALFAYGVMAINALDAAEQLNGDYRVNVYDARFAKPVDLELLRDLIERGVPILTIEDHGLTCGFGSCVIDACHNAGLPTAGIKCLGIPERWIYQDSRAKQLAEVGLDAASIARTVREWLDTAPAMPEVVKRVGQVAT, from the coding sequence ATGAACGCCCCGATCCTGCCCGCGATCCAGTCCCCGGCCGACCTGCGCCAACTCAGCATCGAGCAGCTCGAAGCGCTCGCGGCCGAGGTGCGGCAGACGATCTACGACCAGGTCAGCAAGACCGGCGGGCACCTCGCTCCCAATCTGGGCGTCGTCGAACTCACCATCGCCCTGCACTACGTCTTTGACTTCGGCTCCGACCGGCTGCTCTTTGACGTCGGCCACCAGTGCTATCCGCACAAACTCCTCACCGGCCGCCTGCCCCTGCTGAGCAAGCTCCGCACGCGCGAAGGCATGGCCGGCTTCCCCGAGCCGCATGAGAGCGCCTACGACCTCTTCAGCGTCGGCCACGCCGGCACGGGAATCTCCACCGCCGTCGGTATGGCGCGCGGCGATCTGATCAACGGCGAATCCTTCGACCCCGAGACCAACCCCAAGGGCCGCCGCGTCGTCACCATCATCGGCGATGCATCCATCGTCAACGGCGTGGCGATGGAGGGCCTCAACAACGCCGGCACGCTCAAGCGCCAGTTCCTCGTCGTGCTCAACGACAACGGCATGAGCATCGCCAAGCCCCAGGGCGCCGTCGCCGCCTACCTCGACCGCGTCCGCACCAGCCGCACCTACCGGCAGATGAAGCGCGCCGCCAAGGACGTCGTTTCGCACCTGCCCGGCGGATCGATCATCGGCGAGATGTACCATCGCACCGGCGAGATGATGAAAGCCGCCATCGCCGAGGACGCGTGGTTCGAGAAGTTCGGCCTGCTCACCGTCGGCCCCGTGGACGGCCACGACCTGCGCTCGCTCATCGAGATGCTCATCGAGGTGCGCAACTTCGACCGCCCCATGGTGCTGCACGTGCACACCATCAAGGGCAAGGGATACGAACACTGCGAAGGCGATGCGACCACGTTCCATTCGCCCAAGCCGTTCGTGGTGCAGGGTTGCCGCGTCGAACTCAAGTCCAGCGGCCGCTCGTTCACGAGCGCCTTTGGCGATGCCATGGTCGATCTCATGGAGCGCGATGAGAAGGTAGTCTGCGCCACCGCGGCCATGCCCGACGGCACCGGCGTGGTCAAGGTGCTGCCCAAGTTCCCGACGCGCTCGTGGGACACGGGCATCTGCGAGAGCCACGCGATGGACATGATGGCCGGCCTGGCCAAGACCGGGCTCAAGCCCTTCTTCGCCGTCTACTCGACCTTCGTCCAGCGCGCCTTCGACCAGGTCTTCCAGGAAGTGGCGCTGCAGGGCCTGCCCGTGCGGCTGTGCCTCGATCGCGCCGGCTTGGTGGGCGGCGACGGCGCTGTACACCACGGCTTCTGCGACATCAGCATCCTCCGCGTCTTCCCGCAGGCCACTCTTCTCGCGGCCATCGACGAACCCAGCCTCCGCGCCGGCCTCGAGTTCATGCGCAACTACGACGCCGGGCTCAGCGTCATCCGCTACCCGCGCGACAGCGTGAGCGACCGCTTTGCAAGCGAAGACTGCCCGCCGTTTGTGCTCGGCAAGGCCCGCGCGCTCAAGATCGAAGAGAAGCCCGATGTGGCCCTCTTCGCCTACGGCGTGATGGCGATCAACGCCCTCGATGCCGCCGAGCAACTCAACGGCGACTACCGGGTCAACGTCTACGACGCGCGCTTCGCCAAGCCGGTCGATCTCGAACTGCTGCGCGACCTCATCGAGCGCGGCGTGCCGATTCTCACTATCGAAGATCACGGCCTCACGTGCGGCTTTGGCTCATGCGTCATCGACGCCTGTCACAACGCCGGCCTGCCTACGGCGGGCATCAAGTGCCTCGGCATTCCCGAGCGCTGGATCTACCAGGACAGCCGCGCCAAGCAGCTCGCCGAAGTCGGCCTCGACGCCGCATCCATCGCCCGCACCGTCCGCGAATGGCTCGACACGGCCCCGGCGATGCCGGAGGTGGTCAAGCGCGTGGGGCAGGTCGCGACCTGA
- a CDS encoding type II toxin-antitoxin system VapC family toxin — protein MSTLVVDASVAAKWFLPEAGSREASALLHSAHRLIAPDLLWIEVAAVAWKAARRGGLSADEARQIAADCATFPVEIFESLPLLPRAVAIAAAADRTVYDCVYVALAERERARMITADARLVNALSAKGLGKWIRQLNT, from the coding sequence GTGAGCACGCTGGTGGTGGACGCGAGCGTCGCCGCGAAGTGGTTTCTGCCCGAAGCCGGCTCGCGCGAGGCCAGCGCGCTGCTGCACAGCGCGCATCGTCTCATCGCGCCGGATCTGCTGTGGATCGAAGTCGCGGCCGTCGCGTGGAAGGCGGCCCGCCGCGGCGGATTGTCCGCCGACGAGGCCCGGCAAATCGCCGCCGACTGCGCGACCTTTCCCGTGGAGATCTTCGAGTCGCTTCCCCTGCTGCCCCGCGCCGTCGCCATCGCCGCGGCTGCCGATCGCACGGTCTACGACTGCGTCTATGTGGCACTGGCCGAGCGCGAAAGGGCGCGGATGATTACTGCCGATGCGCGGTTGGTGAATGCACTCTCCGCCAAAGGGCTGGGTAAGTGGATTCGCCAACTGAACACGTGA
- a CDS encoding PEP-CTERM sorting domain-containing protein → MNTKTISALAAIAAAASAFSAARADLIHDGGFELSTAPGLRLPTTMNTWSGDVAEVTTAADGIIPFEGAQMIHFMYSTPRGPYGDIIGSELWQIIDVSEYRQLIDAGTAAATATGWFNRVGGEDPLIDTQFSIVLSAYAGEPIDFPSMWKQSELALTEGFAYTDGDIRTWQMATTSMMIPVETDFLVYRITATENVFDDASGIEFHGHYGDAFELSITEVPAPASLVMMLGGALTIGARRRRSA, encoded by the coding sequence ATGAACACCAAAACTATCAGTGCGCTCGCAGCGATCGCCGCCGCGGCTTCAGCATTCAGTGCCGCCCGCGCCGATCTCATTCACGACGGCGGATTCGAGCTGAGCACCGCGCCCGGCCTGCGCCTGCCCACCACCATGAACACCTGGTCAGGCGACGTCGCCGAAGTCACCACCGCCGCCGACGGGATCATCCCGTTCGAAGGCGCGCAGATGATTCACTTCATGTATTCCACGCCGCGCGGCCCCTACGGCGACATCATCGGCAGCGAACTCTGGCAGATCATCGATGTCAGCGAATATCGCCAACTCATCGACGCCGGCACCGCCGCCGCCACCGCCACCGGCTGGTTCAACCGCGTCGGGGGCGAGGATCCGCTCATCGACACCCAGTTCTCCATCGTTCTCTCGGCCTACGCCGGCGAGCCGATCGACTTCCCCTCGATGTGGAAGCAGAGCGAACTCGCGCTGACCGAGGGCTTCGCCTACACCGACGGCGATATACGCACCTGGCAGATGGCCACCACTTCGATGATGATTCCCGTCGAGACCGATTTCCTCGTCTACCGCATCACCGCGACCGAGAACGTTTTCGACGACGCGAGCGGCATCGAGTTCCACGGCCACTACGGCGACGCGTTCGAACTGAGCATCACCGAAGTGCCCGCCCCGGCGAGCCTGGTCATGATGCTCGGCGGCGCGCTGACCATCGGCGCCCGTCGCCGGCGCAGCGCGTGA
- a CDS encoding S8 family serine peptidase — MFSIRKCSAAFALTAALLPTMAMAGTGNESGNQPRVFVEQPGELEFSGQMIARPVQGQVMQSDAARRLLEADYTIVKYRPAVDWYVIEVPQGETENAVAQRLMNTGMFEFVEPNWTCYPLVTPNDTRFGEQWNMTKIQATSAWNYNTGFNGITVAICDTGLRTSHLDLPALRKEGYNAVDELWEGNGGNITDIHGHGTHTTGIAAAHGNNARGVAGVGWNYAHRILKVSNLSNGNSSIDVLNHAAVTASEQGDRAINVSYSGVDNASVRAAATVIKGNGGLVFWAAGNSNQAMNGSNRDADDVMVVGSTNETDGKSSFSNYGLYVDLFAPGSNILSLSRTGDDAYETMSGTSMASPCAAGLAALIWSQNPAFTPDDIENLMKGTCDNVGNSNTFGYGRINASKALTGTARRSLGSTWQGGNGQNGAMFDITCLNSLGITITAFDFNDRSGGPASIEVYYVTNKTSYVGKETNAGAWTLLGSHSNITTSPVGEPTGINVGSLTLAQNQTVGIYITRTDGSSLSYSNGPLGAYQDANIRWEDRGVGKTYPFGTTFANRVFNGSVHYRINPGGILPTGAHAAYNFIPFGDGDTCTMHQVFDSGLFSGPVTMESIGFAPNTSLIGDTATSSITIRMGYTNKIPGVDTNQGGLDAVLANNRNGAMTTLYSGSATKRTYMSNGSIEHSMFFDFGRNTFTYNPNNGNLLVEIVSVNSSGVDTAVSRASGSSESSRAYNSTRFGNSTSPTTATRMDLGYRATSLPFTLTATGVCPGLVTVTWENATPNSTVALIYARNTGSFVIPFGPCQGTVLGLGSQSIRLVSTFPSGSNGSGSRSGQSQSGACLGFMQMHDLPGCNLTNVVQHP; from the coding sequence ATGTTTTCAATCAGGAAGTGCAGTGCGGCGTTCGCGCTGACTGCGGCGCTGCTGCCGACGATGGCGATGGCGGGCACAGGCAATGAAAGCGGCAACCAGCCGCGCGTCTTCGTGGAACAGCCCGGCGAACTCGAGTTCTCTGGGCAGATGATCGCCCGGCCCGTGCAGGGGCAGGTCATGCAGTCCGACGCCGCCCGCCGGCTGCTCGAGGCGGACTACACGATCGTCAAGTATCGCCCGGCGGTGGACTGGTACGTCATCGAAGTGCCCCAGGGCGAGACGGAGAACGCCGTCGCGCAGCGCCTGATGAACACGGGGATGTTCGAGTTCGTCGAGCCGAACTGGACGTGCTATCCCCTGGTCACGCCCAACGACACGCGCTTCGGCGAGCAGTGGAACATGACCAAGATCCAGGCGACCAGCGCGTGGAACTACAACACGGGCTTCAACGGCATCACCGTGGCCATCTGCGACACGGGCCTGCGGACTTCGCACCTCGACTTGCCGGCGCTGCGCAAGGAAGGCTACAACGCCGTGGATGAACTGTGGGAAGGCAACGGCGGCAACATCACCGACATCCACGGCCACGGCACGCACACGACGGGCATCGCCGCCGCCCACGGCAACAACGCGCGCGGCGTCGCCGGCGTGGGCTGGAACTATGCCCACCGCATCCTCAAGGTGAGCAACCTCTCCAACGGCAACTCGAGCATCGACGTGCTCAACCACGCGGCCGTCACCGCGTCCGAACAGGGCGACCGGGCCATCAACGTCTCCTACAGCGGCGTTGACAACGCGTCAGTGCGCGCGGCGGCGACCGTCATCAAGGGCAACGGCGGCCTCGTCTTCTGGGCCGCGGGTAACAGCAACCAGGCCATGAACGGCTCGAATCGCGACGCGGATGACGTCATGGTCGTCGGCTCGACGAACGAGACCGACGGCAAGTCGAGCTTCTCGAACTACGGCCTGTACGTCGATCTCTTCGCCCCGGGCAGCAACATCCTCTCGCTGTCTCGCACCGGCGACGACGCCTACGAGACGATGAGCGGCACGAGCATGGCCTCTCCTTGCGCGGCCGGACTGGCGGCGCTGATCTGGTCGCAGAACCCCGCCTTCACGCCCGATGACATCGAGAACCTCATGAAGGGCACCTGCGACAACGTCGGCAATTCGAATACGTTCGGCTACGGGCGCATCAACGCCTCCAAGGCGCTGACGGGCACAGCGCGCCGCAGCCTCGGCTCGACGTGGCAGGGCGGCAACGGCCAGAACGGCGCCATGTTCGACATCACCTGCCTCAATTCGCTGGGCATCACCATCACCGCCTTCGACTTCAACGACCGCAGCGGCGGACCGGCCAGCATCGAGGTCTACTACGTCACCAACAAGACTTCCTACGTCGGCAAGGAAACCAACGCCGGCGCCTGGACGCTGCTGGGCTCGCACTCGAACATCACGACTTCGCCCGTCGGCGAACCCACGGGCATCAACGTCGGCAGCCTCACCCTCGCGCAGAATCAGACCGTGGGCATCTACATCACCCGCACCGACGGCAGTTCGCTGTCGTACAGCAACGGCCCGCTGGGCGCCTACCAGGACGCCAACATCCGCTGGGAAGACCGCGGCGTGGGCAAGACCTATCCGTTCGGCACCACGTTCGCCAACCGCGTGTTCAACGGCTCGGTTCACTACCGCATCAACCCCGGCGGCATCCTGCCCACCGGCGCGCACGCGGCGTACAACTTCATTCCCTTCGGCGACGGCGACACGTGCACGATGCACCAGGTCTTCGACAGCGGCCTCTTCAGCGGCCCGGTCACCATGGAGTCCATCGGCTTCGCGCCCAACACGAGCCTGATCGGTGACACCGCGACTTCGAGCATCACCATCCGCATGGGATACACGAACAAGATCCCGGGTGTTGACACGAACCAGGGCGGCCTCGACGCGGTCCTGGCCAACAACCGCAACGGCGCCATGACGACGCTGTATTCCGGCAGCGCCACCAAGCGCACCTATATGAGCAACGGCTCGATCGAGCACAGCATGTTCTTCGATTTCGGCCGCAACACGTTTACCTACAACCCCAACAACGGAAACCTGCTCGTCGAGATCGTTTCCGTCAACAGTTCGGGCGTCGATACGGCCGTCTCGCGAGCGAGCGGAAGCAGCGAATCGTCGCGCGCATACAACTCGACGCGCTTTGGCAACTCAACCTCGCCGACCACCGCGACGCGCATGGACCTGGGCTATCGAGCCACCTCGCTGCCGTTCACGCTGACGGCGACGGGCGTGTGCCCCGGCCTCGTGACCGTGACGTGGGAGAACGCGACGCCGAATTCGACCGTCGCGCTCATCTACGCGCGAAACACCGGCTCGTTCGTTATTCCCTTCGGACCGTGCCAGGGCACGGTGCTGGGCCTGGGCAGCCAGAGCATTCGCCTGGTGTCCACCTTCCCGTCGGGAAGCAACGGCAGCGGCAGCCGCAGCGGGCAGTCGCAGTCGGGTGCGTGCCTCGGCTTCATGCAGATGCACGACCTGCCGGGCTGCAACCTCACCAACGTGGTGCAGCATCCGTAA
- a CDS encoding NAD(P)-dependent alcohol dehydrogenase produces the protein MPTKAFAAQSESAPLGPFSVQRREPRPVDVEIDILYCGVCHSDIHFARNEWGMTNYPIVPGHEILGRVTRVGSEVTKFRPGDLAAVGCLVDSCRTCSSCKQGLEQFCLNVPVFTYNGDDKISGGMTWGGYSEKIVVDEAFTLKVPGNLDPAAAAPLLCAGITTYSPMRKWGAGPGKKIGVVGLGGLGHMGVKFAHAFGAHTVLFTTSESKIADGKRLGADEVVISKNAQAMEAHAGSFDMILDTVSADHDLNAYLALLKLDGTLVTVGAPPAPQGVSIFSLLMPRRHLSGSLIGGLPETQEMLDFCGKHNIVCDIELIRMQQINEAYERMLRSDVKYRFVIDMASLKG, from the coding sequence ATGCCCACCAAAGCCTTCGCCGCACAATCAGAGTCTGCACCCCTCGGCCCGTTCAGCGTTCAGCGCCGCGAGCCGCGACCCGTGGACGTTGAGATCGACATCCTCTACTGCGGCGTGTGCCACAGCGACATCCACTTCGCCCGCAATGAGTGGGGGATGACCAACTACCCCATCGTGCCCGGCCACGAGATCCTCGGCCGCGTCACGCGCGTCGGCAGCGAGGTCACGAAGTTCAGGCCCGGCGACCTCGCGGCCGTCGGCTGCCTTGTCGATTCGTGCCGCACGTGTTCGAGCTGCAAGCAGGGATTGGAACAGTTCTGCCTCAACGTGCCCGTCTTCACCTACAACGGCGACGACAAGATTTCGGGCGGCATGACGTGGGGCGGCTATTCCGAGAAGATCGTCGTCGACGAGGCGTTCACGCTAAAGGTGCCCGGCAACCTCGACCCCGCCGCCGCAGCGCCGCTGCTCTGTGCCGGCATCACCACCTATTCGCCGATGCGCAAGTGGGGCGCCGGCCCCGGCAAGAAGATCGGCGTGGTCGGCCTCGGCGGGCTCGGGCACATGGGCGTCAAGTTCGCCCACGCCTTCGGCGCGCACACCGTCCTCTTCACCACCTCCGAAAGCAAGATCGCCGATGGCAAGCGCCTCGGCGCCGATGAAGTCGTCATTTCGAAGAACGCGCAGGCGATGGAAGCACACGCCGGCAGCTTCGACATGATCCTCGACACCGTCTCGGCCGACCACGATCTCAACGCCTACCTCGCGCTGCTCAAACTCGACGGCACGCTCGTCACCGTCGGCGCCCCGCCCGCGCCGCAGGGCGTGAGCATCTTCAGCCTCCTCATGCCGCGCCGCCACCTCTCCGGCTCGCTCATCGGCGGCCTGCCCGAAACGCAGGAGATGCTCGACTTCTGCGGCAAGCACAACATCGTCTGCGACATCGAACTCATCCGCATGCAGCAGATCAACGAAGCCTACGAACGCATGCTCCGCAGCGATGTCAAATACCGCTTCGTCATCGACATGGCCTCGCTAAAGGGCTGA
- a CDS encoding trypsin-like peptidase domain-containing protein — translation MTRRPHELSRGLAPAALIITLLSALLAPAAFAQSEPPPEIDFRQVVQRAKDQVFPAVVFIKCLRESLEEGKKVTQEVSGSGVLVSPDGEVLTNWHVIDKASEVRCLLYDGTHYSAEILGSDKDIDLALIRLKREPGAESLPHATLADSSVLTEGDFVMAMGAPWGMSRSVTIGIISSVRRYLPDNSEYSLWLQTDAAISPGNSGGPLVNTDGQVVGINTRGVMAGGDMGFSVPSNTIGVLLPRLRERGQVQWSWTGLQLQPLQDFDRNMYFEGDRGVIVAGTDPESPARRAGIEPRDRIVEINGQHVTAVTAEDLPRIRLILGLLPEDQPATIVVERAGERKSLELTPRDKGRVEGEELDCPRWDMSVKAINQFDNPDLFFHRNEGVFILATRYPGNAQSAGLRSQDILLEVDGQKVTTLDDVRAIHAASLEALPGKRRLTVTVLRNGQTRLVVLDIARDYERR, via the coding sequence GTGACACGACGGCCTCACGAACTCTCGCGCGGCTTGGCGCCCGCGGCACTCATCATCACCCTTCTCTCCGCCCTTCTTGCCCCGGCTGCGTTCGCCCAGAGCGAGCCGCCGCCGGAGATCGACTTCCGCCAGGTCGTCCAGCGCGCCAAGGACCAGGTCTTCCCCGCCGTCGTCTTCATCAAGTGCCTGCGCGAGTCGCTCGAAGAGGGCAAGAAGGTGACGCAGGAAGTCTCGGGCAGCGGCGTGCTCGTCTCGCCCGACGGTGAAGTGCTCACCAACTGGCACGTCATCGACAAAGCCAGCGAGGTCCGCTGTCTGCTCTACGACGGGACACATTACAGCGCCGAGATCCTCGGCTCGGATAAGGACATCGACCTCGCGCTCATCCGCCTCAAGCGCGAGCCCGGCGCCGAGAGCCTGCCGCACGCGACGCTGGCCGACTCGAGCGTGCTCACCGAGGGTGATTTCGTCATGGCGATGGGTGCGCCGTGGGGCATGAGCCGATCCGTCACCATCGGCATCATCTCGTCCGTGCGCCGCTACCTGCCCGACAACAGCGAGTACAGCCTCTGGCTGCAGACCGACGCGGCCATCAGCCCCGGCAACTCCGGCGGCCCGCTCGTCAACACCGACGGCCAGGTCGTCGGCATCAACACGCGCGGCGTCATGGCCGGCGGCGACATGGGATTCTCCGTGCCCTCCAATACCATCGGCGTCCTGCTGCCGCGCCTGCGCGAGCGCGGCCAGGTGCAGTGGTCGTGGACGGGCCTGCAACTCCAGCCGCTGCAGGACTTCGATCGCAACATGTACTTCGAGGGCGATCGCGGCGTGATCGTCGCCGGCACCGATCCCGAAAGCCCCGCCCGCCGCGCCGGCATCGAGCCGCGCGACCGCATCGTCGAGATCAACGGCCAGCACGTCACCGCCGTCACCGCCGAAGACCTGCCGCGCATCCGCCTCATCCTCGGCCTGCTGCCTGAAGATCAGCCCGCGACGATCGTCGTCGAGCGCGCCGGGGAGCGCAAGAGCCTGGAACTGACGCCGCGCGACAAGGGCCGCGTCGAAGGCGAAGAACTCGACTGCCCGCGCTGGGACATGAGCGTCAAGGCCATCAACCAGTTCGACAACCCCGATCTCTTCTTCCACCGCAACGAGGGCGTGTTCATCCTTGCCACGCGCTATCCCGGCAACGCGCAGTCCGCCGGCCTGCGCTCGCAGGACATCCTGCTCGAAGTGGATGGCCAGAAGGTGACCACGCTCGACGACGTGCGCGCCATCCACGCCGCATCGCTGGAGGCTTTGCCGGGTAAGCGCCGCCTCACCGTGACGGTTCTGCGCAACGGGCAGACGAGGCTGGTGGTGCTCGACATCGCTCGAGACTACGAACGCAGATGA